The nucleotide sequence TGCCGGAGCTGAAGGGCAAGCCCCAGTACAGCCCGGGCGGCGCCGTCTTCCAGAAGGGCAACGAGGACCTGCGGGACGCCTTCAACAGGGAACTGAAGAAGATCGTCACGGACAAGTCCCGTTATGTGGAGCTGCTGACGCCGTACGGCTTCGGCGCCACGGAGATCCCACCGGCGACCCTGAAGACCGCCGACCTCTGCAAGGGATGACGGGACCGAGCCGGTATGGGCGACTTCTTCACCACATTCTCCAACGACCTTCCCCAGGTGCGCTCAGGACTCTGGGTGACGGTCCAGGCCACGCTGCTCGGCGCGGCCCTCGCCTTCGTCCTGTCGCTGCTGCTGGGCCTGATGGCGGGCAGCCGGCTGGCGGTCGTACGGGTGGTCTCGCGCATCGTCGTCGAGTTCTTCCGCGGCACGTCGCTGTATGTCCAGCTGTTCTGGCTCTACTACGCGATGCCCCAGCTGACGGGATATCAACTCACCTCGATGATCTGCGGTGTCGTGGCCTTCGGGCTGAACTTCGGCGCCTACGGCTCCGAGGTCGTACGCGGCGGCGTCAACGCCGTACCGCGCGCGCAGTGGGAGGCGGCGATCGCGCTCAACATGAGCCCGTACAAACGGATGACGCGGGTGATCATGCCGCAGGCGTGGGCCCAGATGATCCCGTCCTTCACCAACCTGCTGATCCAGCTGCTCAAGGCGACCCCGCTGCTGTGGCTGATCTCGGCGGCCGACCTGATGACCGTGATCCAGCAGATCAGGGACCGCACGGGTGAGTCCCTCACCTCGTACGCGACCTTGCTGGTCTTCTACTTCGTCCTCGCCTACATCCTCACGATGCTGATGAACCTGCTCGAACGGACGGCCAGGGCCAGGCTCGGCCAGCGGCCGGACAAGCGCAGTCTGCTGCGCAGCCGCAGCGCCGGCGACCCGGCGCTCACCGGAGGTGCGGCCCAATGAGCAAGTTCGACTGGAACGCGGCATGGGACGCACTGCCCCTGCTGCTCAACGGGTTCAAGATCACCCTGCTGGCGACGGTGCTCGGCACCCTGGTCGCCGCCGTACTGGGCCTCGCCATCGCGGTGGCGGGACGCGCCCCTTCCCGGTGGGTGACGGTGCCGGTCCGCGCGGTGATGGAGTTCATCCGCTCCACCCCGCTGCTGGTGCAACTGGTCGGCGCGGCAGCGGTGTTCGCCTCCACGGAACCCCTGGTCATCGGGGTGATCGTGCTGGGCATCCACTACGCGACGTACACCTCCGAGGTGTACCGGGCCGGGAT is from Streptomyces sp. NBC_00370 and encodes:
- the ehuC gene encoding ectoine/hydroxyectoine ABC transporter permease subunit EhuC encodes the protein MGDFFTTFSNDLPQVRSGLWVTVQATLLGAALAFVLSLLLGLMAGSRLAVVRVVSRIVVEFFRGTSLYVQLFWLYYAMPQLTGYQLTSMICGVVAFGLNFGAYGSEVVRGGVNAVPRAQWEAAIALNMSPYKRMTRVIMPQAWAQMIPSFTNLLIQLLKATPLLWLISAADLMTVIQQIRDRTGESLTSYATLLVFYFVLAYILTMLMNLLERTARARLGQRPDKRSLLRSRSAGDPALTGGAAQ
- the ehuD gene encoding ectoine/hydroxyectoine ABC transporter permease subunit EhuD produces the protein MSKFDWNAAWDALPLLLNGFKITLLATVLGTLVAAVLGLAIAVAGRAPSRWVTVPVRAVMEFIRSTPLLVQLVGAAAVFASTEPLVIGVIVLGIHYATYTSEVYRAGIDGVPKGQWEACRALSMSPRRTWQAVILPQAVRNVLPALGNYAISMFKETPFLAVITVQEMVFEARKYAGDHFQYTEAFTLAGLIFLIASYPTSLLMRKLEKSLGH